One genomic window of Methanosarcina acetivorans C2A includes the following:
- a CDS encoding cyclase family protein yields the protein MLANEWGVHSAGVFDVSKLITEEMVVYPGNPGPSIERYASLPKDGVNESVLTPGCHTGTHVDSRLHLREGKEGVSSLPLESFYGKCRVFDLVHVEEEIHRQDLEGFQIDPGDIVFLKTRNSALGYIKFLENYVHLKMDAVEYPVSAGVKTLGFDYFRVKKLEGDDEVHELLLNNMTLFEGLNLAGVHEGEYTILGLPLHIDAGVAPARIILIKE from the coding sequence TTGCTAGCGAATGAATGGGGGGTTCATTCTGCCGGAGTTTTTGATGTTTCAAAGCTTATTACAGAGGAGATGGTTGTATATCCCGGAAATCCCGGACCTTCGATCGAGAGGTATGCCTCCTTACCGAAGGACGGGGTAAATGAGTCTGTTCTGACTCCTGGATGTCACACAGGCACGCACGTTGACTCAAGGCTACATCTTAGAGAAGGAAAAGAAGGAGTTTCATCCCTTCCTCTTGAAAGCTTTTATGGGAAATGCAGGGTTTTTGACCTTGTCCATGTGGAAGAAGAGATCCACAGGCAGGATCTTGAAGGGTTCCAAATCGATCCCGGAGACATAGTGTTTCTCAAGACAAGAAACTCTGCTCTTGGATACATAAAATTCCTTGAGAACTACGTACACCTGAAAATGGATGCAGTCGAATACCCTGTCAGTGCAGGAGTCAAAACCCTGGGATTCGACTACTTCAGAGTCAAAAAGCTTGAAGGGGATGACGAGGTTCATGAACTGCTTCTCAATAACATGACCCTGTTTGAAGGCCTCAACCTTGCGGGCGTGCACGAAGGAGAGTATACGATCCTGGGCTTGCCTCTTCATATAGATGCGGGGGTAGCTCCGGCAAGAATCATATTGATCAAAGAATAA
- a CDS encoding isocitrate/isopropylmalate dehydrogenase family protein, with translation MKLAVIEGDGIGREVIPAAVEVLDAFGLELEKVSLELGYARWERTGSAISEEDIATIKGCDAVLFGAVTTVPDPSYKSVLLTIRKELDLYANVRPVKPLPGITGVTGRNDFDFIIVRENTEGLYSGIEEIGPDLSWTKRVVTRKGSERVAEYACKLAKQRKNKLTIVHKSNVLKSDKLFLDVCRQVASSHGVEYGDMLVDSMAYSLMMRPDKYDVVVTTNIFGDILSDMCAALVGSLGLVPSANIGEKYAFFEPVHGSAPDIAGKGIANPLAAILCVKMLLEWSGRGKEAALIDRAISYILEKKLITPDLGGVSTTAEVGQTVAKYVMQNL, from the coding sequence ATGAAACTCGCGGTAATCGAAGGTGATGGGATCGGCAGGGAAGTAATTCCCGCAGCTGTTGAAGTCCTGGACGCGTTCGGACTTGAGCTTGAGAAAGTGTCTCTGGAACTGGGCTATGCAAGATGGGAACGGACAGGGAGTGCGATCTCGGAAGAAGATATAGCCACAATAAAAGGGTGCGACGCTGTTCTTTTCGGGGCGGTTACCACAGTACCTGACCCGAGTTACAAAAGTGTGCTTCTGACAATCCGAAAGGAACTTGACCTCTATGCCAATGTGAGGCCCGTAAAACCTCTCCCCGGCATAACGGGCGTTACCGGGAGAAATGATTTCGATTTTATTATTGTCAGGGAAAATACGGAAGGACTCTACTCCGGGATTGAGGAAATAGGCCCTGACCTTTCCTGGACAAAAAGAGTAGTTACCCGAAAAGGCTCTGAGAGGGTTGCAGAATACGCCTGCAAGCTTGCAAAACAGAGAAAGAACAAACTTACCATTGTCCACAAATCCAACGTCCTGAAGTCCGACAAACTCTTCCTTGATGTCTGCCGGCAGGTTGCCAGCTCCCATGGGGTGGAATATGGCGACATGCTGGTCGATTCTATGGCTTATAGCCTTATGATGCGCCCCGATAAGTACGATGTTGTGGTTACTACAAACATTTTTGGAGATATCCTGAGCGACATGTGCGCAGCCCTTGTGGGAAGCCTGGGGCTTGTCCCGAGCGCCAATATAGGGGAGAAATACGCCTTTTTCGAGCCCGTACACGGGAGCGCTCCGGACATCGCAGGAAAAGGTATTGCAAACCCTCTTGCGGCAATCCTCTGCGTGAAGATGCTGCTTGAATGGAGTGGCAGGGGGAAAGAAGCTGCTCTTATTGACAGAGCTATCAGTTACATACTGGAAAAGAAGCTCATCACTCCTGACCTCGGGGGCGTCAGCACCACAGCAGAAGTCGGGCAGACGGTAGCGAAGTATGTAATGCAGAATCTTTAA
- a CDS encoding manganese efflux pump MntP encodes MSFLTNFLLGLGLAMDAFAVSMSSGTTIRPFRVSDALKLAVFFGSFQAMMPVLGWIGGSTVSSFVSDYAPWIAFLLLAFIGCKMIYEALYGDQDGKVNSLNYSVLFLLAVATSIDALAVGMSFAFLGTPILEPVIIIGCVTFVMSFCGAILGYRLGHFFEHEVEILGGLILIGLGGKILAEHMLWI; translated from the coding sequence ATGTCTTTTTTAACCAATTTCCTTTTAGGGCTCGGGCTTGCAATGGATGCTTTTGCAGTTTCCATGTCAAGCGGCACCACAATCAGGCCTTTTCGGGTCAGTGATGCTCTTAAGCTGGCTGTTTTTTTCGGGAGTTTTCAGGCCATGATGCCGGTACTGGGCTGGATTGGAGGAAGTACGGTAAGTAGTTTTGTTTCGGATTATGCTCCCTGGATTGCATTTTTGCTTCTGGCTTTTATCGGGTGCAAAATGATCTATGAGGCTCTTTACGGAGATCAGGATGGAAAAGTAAACTCCCTTAACTATTCCGTGCTTTTCCTGTTAGCTGTTGCAACGAGCATAGACGCACTTGCAGTGGGCATGAGTTTTGCTTTTCTGGGGACACCCATTCTTGAGCCCGTAATTATCATAGGCTGTGTAACTTTTGTCATGTCATTTTGCGGCGCAATTCTGGGATACCGGCTGGGACATTTCTTTGAACACGAAGTCGAAATTCTTGGCGGGCTCATTCTGATCGGGCTAGGCGGAAAAATCCTTGCCGAACATATGCTCTGGATCTGA
- a CDS encoding DUF7714 family protein: MIFPDEYKYVGVTKVLPTSTEQLIYFLTEYLIEERENPETGNPEYAVYHVKKSGDGFLRKVEALELIASGDEVVRYARELNIKDRALLIETAEKLCTGRVNTVIFTGVDRHVTIVHDPDPSVILEIEILDVAPPEPAWLLQVVRRLEASGIFGDLQVRFTEKIIDLRQFEGKNTVFPCSASGLEGKCLDSDFLTEHGHLLVGCEISKTLFEMRFPELEYSFVNICPFKSEVVVPSKTFITRCCRSEKSGLVNISGFEGAVVHWGASEYQVVEAVRSLVNRLRKTE; this comes from the coding sequence ATGATTTTTCCTGATGAATACAAGTATGTGGGAGTAACAAAAGTCCTTCCCACAAGCACCGAGCAGCTAATTTATTTCCTTACGGAGTACCTGATCGAAGAAAGGGAAAATCCCGAAACCGGAAATCCTGAGTATGCAGTTTACCACGTGAAAAAAAGTGGAGACGGGTTTCTCAGAAAGGTTGAGGCCCTTGAGCTGATCGCCTCAGGCGATGAAGTGGTCAGGTATGCCCGGGAATTAAATATAAAAGATCGTGCCCTCCTTATAGAGACTGCCGAAAAGCTCTGCACAGGCAGGGTAAACACTGTCATCTTTACGGGTGTGGACAGACATGTTACAATTGTGCATGACCCTGATCCCTCCGTAATTCTCGAAATCGAAATTCTTGACGTTGCCCCCCCTGAGCCTGCCTGGCTTTTGCAGGTTGTAAGGAGGCTTGAAGCAAGTGGAATTTTTGGAGACCTGCAGGTCCGGTTTACTGAAAAGATAATTGACCTCAGGCAGTTCGAAGGGAAAAACACGGTTTTCCCCTGTAGTGCCTCGGGACTTGAAGGCAAATGCCTTGACTCGGATTTTCTTACCGAACATGGGCACCTGCTTGTAGGGTGTGAGATCTCAAAAACTCTTTTTGAGATGCGTTTTCCGGAACTTGAGTATTCTTTCGTAAATATCTGCCCTTTTAAGTCCGAAGTAGTCGTACCCTCAAAAACCTTTATTACGCGCTGCTGCAGGTCCGAAAAATCAGGGCTTGTAAATATTTCTGGCTTTGAAGGGGCTGTCGTCCACTGGGGAGCATCCGAATACCAGGTTGTTGAAGCGGTCAGAAGCCTTGTAAACAGGCTGAGGAAAACCGAGTGA
- the hacB gene encoding homoaconitase small subunit, with the protein MKNPIIGRVWKFGDDIDTDVIIPGKYLRTKDMQIFAAHAMEGIAPEFTKKAKPGDIIVAGENFGCGSSREQAPLAIKHAGIACVVAKSFARIFFRNAINVGLPLMEADIECQEGDEIEVDLLKGEVRVPGKGVFVGNKLPDFLLDILTDGGLVSHRKKAQNEQKE; encoded by the coding sequence ATGAAAAACCCCATCATAGGCCGAGTCTGGAAATTCGGAGACGACATAGACACTGATGTGATTATCCCGGGAAAATACCTGCGGACAAAGGATATGCAGATTTTTGCAGCTCATGCGATGGAAGGTATTGCTCCTGAGTTTACGAAAAAGGCAAAGCCCGGAGATATTATTGTTGCAGGAGAGAATTTCGGGTGCGGTTCCTCAAGGGAACAGGCTCCTCTTGCTATAAAACATGCGGGAATAGCCTGCGTTGTGGCAAAGTCCTTTGCAAGAATCTTTTTCAGAAATGCGATTAACGTGGGGCTGCCCCTGATGGAGGCTGATATTGAGTGTCAGGAGGGGGACGAGATAGAAGTCGACCTGCTCAAAGGGGAGGTCAGGGTTCCCGGAAAAGGGGTGTTTGTTGGAAACAAACTGCCTGACTTCCTGCTCGATATACTCACAGACGGCGGACTTGTTTCCCATAGAAAAAAAGCGCAAAACGAGCAGAAAGAATAA
- a CDS encoding oligosaccharyl transferase, archaeosortase A system-associated, with protein MSSQDRPVSTFKSKLKSSLPYTLAVAVIGFIAFWIRTLPSGTVFLSNGFVRFGGNDPWYHMRTLNVLLENYPNRMFYNPMTNYPNGSYIHFGPLFDQMMAITSLVLGLGSPGQDMVNTVGVYFPAVLGALTVIPVYYIGKHLGGHKTGILAAILIAFAPGQFFSRSIIGFTDHHIAESLFSTFFMMFFMLALISAKEKGLRFEHVITKNLNVLKEPLIYSIMAGVMYSAYQLSWPGAPLFLLIVLVYAVVQYVLDNFRGESSDYLGFTGIVAFLVSTIIILPFVHPDMGFSMYYYSWFHLATAIGSMAGFVVLSFIEREFKSKNIKAYYYPLTILGIVVLGMLVLKIVSPSIFSLVINAPNTVFGVQTGGAATIAEVSSIFYESEAFTLSKVFGNFTASGFFASLLGMLILAVNLFRKPKPEEVLVLVWSFLILLTIYGQNRFAYYYSVNVAVLSAYVGGLLLEKVKWGQLNEKFRSSVKSPADIPGFLKFVKVEQVIAVLVIAVVLIYPVYGLSMKQTTGTGGPDGTWIEACLWLKSNTPDPGMDYNAVYEGPEDGETFDYPDTAYGVMSWWDYGHWIETIGHRMPNANPFQAGIGGRRGSIEDENQPGASTFFTAQSEEEATEVLEAVDPDPDKAGARYVVSDVEMATGKFYAMTAWTLDSDGYYQPYWTGSGYQYLPSERYFKSMESRLHILDGNGLKQYRLVHETWAYQTQETTYKQVYNYLYGGNISEVDTGYVKIFEYVKGANITGTASPNETVKISTTILTNQGRTFEYSQSTTSDSEGRYEFTVPYSTEGSISGETQFDTAPTGPYVVSYGDTTKEVRVSEEAVLNGEEVKV; from the coding sequence ATGAGTTCTCAGGATCGCCCTGTATCAACGTTTAAGTCTAAACTAAAATCCAGCTTGCCTTATACTCTGGCAGTTGCAGTAATCGGTTTTATAGCTTTCTGGATCAGAACACTTCCATCAGGCACGGTGTTCCTATCCAATGGGTTTGTAAGGTTTGGAGGCAATGATCCCTGGTATCATATGCGGACCCTAAATGTTCTCCTTGAAAACTATCCTAACAGGATGTTTTACAATCCTATGACCAACTATCCTAACGGGAGTTACATCCATTTCGGTCCTCTGTTTGACCAGATGATGGCTATAACCTCTCTGGTCCTTGGACTGGGAAGTCCCGGTCAGGACATGGTTAATACCGTAGGGGTCTATTTTCCTGCCGTTCTCGGAGCCCTTACGGTCATTCCTGTTTATTATATCGGAAAACATCTCGGAGGCCATAAAACAGGCATACTTGCTGCAATTTTGATTGCTTTTGCTCCAGGGCAGTTTTTTTCACGTTCAATTATTGGTTTTACGGACCATCATATAGCCGAATCTCTATTCAGTACTTTCTTCATGATGTTTTTCATGCTGGCTTTGATTTCTGCAAAAGAAAAAGGATTGCGTTTCGAGCATGTAATTACCAAAAATCTCAATGTCCTGAAAGAGCCACTTATATATTCCATTATGGCCGGTGTCATGTATTCGGCTTACCAGCTTTCGTGGCCCGGAGCTCCTCTTTTCTTATTGATTGTTCTGGTTTATGCTGTGGTCCAGTATGTACTTGATAACTTCCGTGGGGAATCAAGTGACTATCTGGGATTTACGGGTATAGTCGCATTTTTGGTAAGTACAATAATTATACTTCCGTTCGTCCATCCCGATATGGGATTCTCGATGTACTATTACTCCTGGTTCCATCTTGCTACAGCTATTGGATCAATGGCAGGTTTTGTAGTTTTGAGTTTTATCGAGCGGGAGTTCAAAAGCAAAAATATAAAAGCTTACTACTACCCTCTGACTATACTCGGAATTGTCGTTCTGGGCATGCTAGTACTAAAAATCGTATCTCCATCCATTTTCTCCCTGGTTATAAATGCTCCAAATACCGTGTTTGGAGTTCAGACGGGCGGAGCAGCCACAATTGCTGAAGTGTCTTCGATATTTTACGAGAGTGAAGCTTTTACCCTGTCAAAAGTCTTTGGAAACTTTACAGCCTCAGGTTTCTTTGCTTCTCTCCTTGGAATGTTAATACTGGCTGTAAATCTTTTCAGAAAACCGAAGCCTGAAGAAGTACTGGTTCTTGTCTGGAGTTTTTTGATCCTCCTTACCATCTACGGCCAGAATCGTTTTGCGTACTACTATTCAGTAAATGTTGCGGTTCTCAGTGCCTATGTAGGAGGCCTGCTGCTTGAAAAAGTAAAGTGGGGACAGCTCAATGAGAAGTTTAGATCCAGCGTGAAATCTCCTGCCGATATCCCGGGATTTTTGAAATTCGTTAAGGTAGAACAGGTTATTGCGGTTCTGGTTATAGCAGTTGTCCTTATTTACCCAGTATACGGTCTCTCTATGAAACAGACAACAGGCACAGGTGGTCCTGACGGGACCTGGATTGAAGCTTGTCTGTGGCTCAAATCCAATACTCCTGACCCTGGTATGGACTACAATGCAGTCTACGAGGGTCCTGAAGACGGGGAAACTTTCGATTATCCTGATACTGCTTACGGAGTCATGTCCTGGTGGGACTACGGGCACTGGATTGAAACTATCGGGCACCGTATGCCCAATGCCAATCCTTTCCAGGCTGGAATTGGGGGGCGCAGAGGAAGCATTGAAGACGAGAACCAGCCGGGAGCTTCTACATTCTTTACGGCCCAATCCGAAGAAGAAGCAACCGAAGTGCTTGAAGCCGTTGACCCTGACCCGGATAAAGCCGGAGCCCGTTATGTAGTATCGGATGTTGAAATGGCAACAGGCAAGTTCTATGCAATGACTGCCTGGACTCTTGATTCCGACGGATACTATCAGCCTTACTGGACAGGGAGCGGATACCAGTATCTTCCTTCCGAACGTTACTTCAAATCAATGGAGTCAAGGCTGCATATTCTTGACGGAAACGGCCTTAAGCAGTACCGTCTTGTGCACGAGACCTGGGCTTATCAGACTCAGGAAACCACCTACAAACAGGTTTACAATTACCTGTACGGAGGCAACATCTCCGAAGTCGATACGGGTTATGTCAAAATCTTCGAGTATGTTAAGGGAGCAAATATAACCGGAACCGCTTCCCCTAATGAAACAGTCAAAATAAGTACGACAATTCTTACCAATCAGGGTCGGACTTTCGAGTATTCCCAGTCGACAACTTCGGATTCCGAAGGCAGGTATGAATTTACTGTCCCCTATTCTACCGAGGGTTCTATTTCCGGGGAAACCCAGTTCGATACCGCGCCCACGGGCCCGTACGTCGTAAGCTACGGGGATACGACTAAGGAAGTAAGGGTCAGTGAGGAAGCCGTGTTAAATGGAGAAGAAGTGAAGGTATAA
- a CDS encoding oligosaccharyl transferase, archaeosortase A system-associated — MSSQNSPTSTFRSKIKSSLPFTLVVSIIGFIAFLIRIRPSDSVFLSNGFVRFGGNDPWYHMRTLNFLLENYPSRMFFNPMTNYPNGSYIHFGPLFDQMMAITSLFLGMGNPSQELVNTLGAYFPAVLGALTVIPVYYIGKYLGGHKTGILAAILIAFAPGQFLHRSIIGFTDHHVSETLFSTFFMMFFMLALISAKEKGLRFEHVITKNLDALKEPLIYSIMAGVMYSAYQLSWPGASLFLLITLVYAVIQYVLDNFRGESSDYLGIVGTVTFLVSSILILPFVHPEMGFSMYYYSWFHVITALGALVIFAVLGFIGREFKKRNLKAYYFPLVIFGAFIFGLIAAKIMVPSLYSLVINAPHSIFGIQTGGPSTIAEVYSIFYPNGKIAGFSFSRVYEYFTAPAFFASIAGMILLTANIVRKPKPEELLTLVWGLLMFMAIYGQNRFAYYYSVNIAVMGAYLGGRLLELVKWDRLEENFGTNVKSLKDFPGFFKSVKIEQIFAVLAIFAVLVLPEYSSAMGQTIGTGGPNGPWIEACLWLQSNTPDPGMDYNSVYEAPEDGELFDYPETAYGVMSWWDYGHWIETIGYRMPNANPFQAGIGGRRGSIEDENQPGASPFFTAQSEEEATEVLEAVDPDPDKAGARYIVSDIEMASLFGEGVNPKFGAMTSWTLDSDGYTQAYWTGSGYQYFPSDRYFNSMESRLHIFDGNGLKQYRLVHETWAYQTQETWHKQVYNYMYGGNISEDNTGYVKIFEYVKGANITGTVSPDETVKISTTIQTGQGRTFGYSQSTTSDSDGRYEFTVPYSTEGPISGETRFDTAPTGPYVVSYGDTTKEVRVTEEAVLNGEEVKI, encoded by the coding sequence ATGAGTTCTCAGAATAGTCCCACATCAACGTTTAGGTCCAAAATAAAATCCAGCTTGCCTTTTACTCTGGTAGTTTCGATAATCGGTTTTATAGCTTTTTTGATCAGAATACGCCCCTCTGATTCAGTTTTCCTATCCAATGGGTTTGTAAGGTTTGGGGGCAACGACCCCTGGTACCACATGCGGACCCTAAATTTTCTCCTCGAAAACTATCCCAGCAGGATGTTTTTCAACCCCATGACCAACTACCCTAACGGGAGTTACATCCATTTCGGTCCGTTGTTTGACCAGATGATGGCTATAACCTCTCTATTCCTGGGAATGGGCAATCCCAGTCAGGAACTGGTTAATACCTTAGGAGCCTATTTTCCTGCAGTTCTCGGAGCCCTTACGGTAATTCCTGTTTATTATATCGGAAAATATCTCGGAGGTCATAAAACCGGGATACTTGCTGCAATCCTGATAGCTTTTGCTCCGGGGCAATTTTTGCACCGTTCCATCATAGGTTTCACGGATCATCATGTATCTGAGACTTTATTCAGTACTTTTTTCATGATGTTTTTCATGCTGGCTTTGATTTCTGCAAAGGAAAAAGGGTTGCGTTTCGAGCATGTAATTACCAAAAATCTCGATGCCCTTAAAGAGCCACTTATATATTCCATCATGGCTGGTGTCATGTATTCGGCTTACCAGCTTTCGTGGCCCGGAGCGTCTCTTTTCTTATTGATCACTCTGGTTTATGCCGTGATCCAGTATGTCCTTGATAATTTCCGTGGTGAGTCAAGTGACTACCTTGGGATTGTAGGAACGGTTACATTTCTTGTAAGTTCGATCCTTATCCTCCCCTTTGTTCATCCTGAAATGGGCTTTTCAATGTATTATTACTCCTGGTTCCACGTAATTACAGCTTTGGGAGCATTGGTGATTTTTGCAGTTTTAGGTTTCATTGGAAGGGAGTTCAAAAAAAGAAACTTAAAGGCTTATTATTTTCCTCTGGTAATATTCGGAGCTTTTATTTTTGGGCTTATTGCAGCAAAAATTATGGTTCCATCTCTTTATTCGCTGGTCATAAACGCTCCTCATTCTATTTTCGGAATCCAGACTGGTGGCCCCTCTACAATTGCAGAAGTTTACTCCATATTTTACCCCAATGGAAAAATTGCAGGATTTTCATTTTCAAGAGTGTATGAGTATTTTACAGCTCCCGCTTTTTTCGCCTCAATCGCCGGAATGATCCTCCTGACGGCAAATATCGTCAGGAAACCGAAACCTGAAGAACTTCTGACTCTGGTATGGGGACTTTTAATGTTCATGGCAATCTATGGTCAGAACCGCTTTGCATATTACTATTCGGTAAATATTGCGGTTATGGGGGCTTATCTGGGAGGGAGACTCCTTGAACTTGTAAAATGGGACAGGCTTGAAGAAAACTTCGGGACCAATGTAAAATCGCTTAAGGATTTCCCAGGTTTCTTCAAATCCGTAAAAATAGAACAGATCTTTGCAGTCCTTGCCATATTCGCGGTGCTCGTTCTTCCAGAGTATAGCTCTGCAATGGGACAAACAATCGGCACCGGAGGCCCCAATGGTCCCTGGATTGAAGCCTGTCTGTGGCTCCAATCCAATACTCCTGATCCGGGCATGGACTACAATTCAGTCTACGAAGCTCCTGAGGATGGAGAACTTTTCGATTACCCTGAAACCGCTTACGGAGTCATGTCCTGGTGGGACTATGGACACTGGATTGAAACTATCGGATACCGAATGCCCAACGCCAACCCCTTCCAGGCTGGAATTGGGGGACGCAGAGGAAGTATTGAAGACGAAAACCAGCCCGGTGCTTCCCCGTTCTTTACGGCTCAATCCGAAGAAGAGGCAACCGAAGTGCTTGAGGCTGTTGACCCTGACCCGGATAAAGCAGGGGCTCGTTATATTGTTTCGGACATCGAAATGGCTTCTTTATTTGGAGAGGGAGTAAATCCAAAATTTGGGGCTATGACTTCCTGGACTCTTGATTCCGACGGATACACTCAGGCTTACTGGACAGGGAGTGGATATCAGTACTTCCCCTCCGACCGTTATTTTAACTCAATGGAATCAAGGCTGCATATTTTTGACGGAAATGGCCTTAAGCAGTACCGTCTTGTGCACGAGACATGGGCTTATCAAACTCAGGAAACCTGGCACAAACAGGTTTACAATTACATGTACGGAGGTAATATCTCCGAAGACAATACGGGTTATGTCAAAATCTTCGAGTATGTAAAGGGGGCAAACATAACCGGGACTGTTTCTCCAGATGAAACAGTCAAAATAAGTACTACAATTCAGACCGGTCAGGGCCGGACTTTTGGATATTCCCAGTCTACAACTTCGGATTCTGATGGCAGGTATGAATTTACTGTTCCCTATTCAACCGAAGGTCCTATTTCCGGGGAAACCCGGTTTGATACTGCGCCCACAGGCCCGTATGTCGTAAGCTACGGAGATACGACTAAGGAAGTAAGGGTTACCGAGGAAGCCGTGTTAAATGGAGAAGAAGTGAAGATCTAA